The following are encoded in a window of Primulina eburnea isolate SZY01 chromosome 4, ASM2296580v1, whole genome shotgun sequence genomic DNA:
- the LOC140829263 gene encoding chaperone protein dnaJ 8, chloroplastic-like, translating into MAAAVGCSSTYNSWSQLKDSNSSLRNLRNNNKKKFRVSCVSSSPAVSDPYKTLRIDPGASESEVKKAFRRLALQYHPDVCRGNNCGVQFHQINEAYNVVMSNLREPEVETYDSEVGDGTVDQEWDLWEEWMGWEGAGIRDYSSHINPYI; encoded by the exons atggcCGCTGCTGTGGGTTGTAGTTCTACATATAATTCTTGGAGTCAATTGAAGGATTCTAATTCATCGCTGAGAAATTTGAGGAATAATAACAAGAAAAAATTCAGGGTGTCCTGCGTTTCTTCCTCACCGGCCGTCAGTGATCCGTACAAGACGCTGAGGATCGACCCTGGTGCTTCTGAATCTGAGGTTAAGAAGGCATTCAGACGCCTCGCTCTTCAG TATCATCCTGATGTATGCCGAGGAAACAACTGCGGAGTCCAATTCCACCAGATTAACGAGGCTTATAAT GTTGTGATGAGCAATTTGAGAGAACCAGAGGTGGAGACGTACGATTCGGAGGTGGGCGATGGCACGGTGGATCAAGAGTGGGATCTGTGGGAAGAATGGATGGGATGGGAAGGAGCTGGTATCCGGGACTATTCATCCCACATCAATCCTTACATTTGA
- the LOC140829262 gene encoding early nodulin-like protein 17: MSTSSSLILRIAAALLCLLLPSAAATDHIVGANKGWNPGINYTLWANNQTFYVGDLISFRYQKSQYNVFEVNQTGYDNCTLDSATGNWSSGKDFIPLNEAKRYYFICGNGGCFSGMKVSVLVQAIPPPPAASLVEGPKGSYALATALVGGWNLVAAVLSGLFTEWFGFGMF; encoded by the exons ATGTCCACCTCATCTTCCCTTATCCTCCGGATCGCCGCCGCTTTGCTCTGCCTCCTCCTCCCTTCAGCCGCAGCAACGGACCACATTGTCGGTGCCAACAAGGGCTGGAACCCCGGGATCAACTACACTCTTTGGGCCAACAACCAGACGTTCTACGTGGGCGACCTCATTT CGTTCAGGTACCAGAAATCACAGTACAACGTGTTTGAAGTGAACCAGACAGGGTACGATAACTGCACGTTAGATAGCGCGACGGGGAATTGGAGCAGCGGGAAGGACTTCATCCCTCTCAACGAGGCGAAGAGGTACTACTTCATTTGTGGGAATGGGGGATGCTTCAGTGGCATGAAGGTTTCTGTGCTCGTTCAAGCCATTCCTCCGCCGCCGGCAGCTTCCTTGGTTGAGGGCCCTAAGGGTTCTTATGCTCTGGCGACGGCGCTTGTTGGTGGATGGAACTTGGTTGCAGCTGTTTTGAGTGGCTTGTTCACGGAATGGTTTGGATTTGGGATGTTCTAG
- the LOC140829261 gene encoding pentatricopeptide repeat-containing protein At2g03380, mitochondrial, with product MKLLSFLHRNTRRLALSESHPHFTTFAPEPTHNLELHPSLSSIQSFSKNPFFCLLNICRSLSSLRKIQALLVVSGEADDPLLKTKLLGLYGLFGHVENARHLFDQIPDPDFVSCKTMMRWYFINDLYGEIIAFYRFIRRRFLVVDDIVFSIVLKACRELRDSSEGRQLHGYIIQMGSTDSFVLTGLVDMYAKCGRIDIACKVFERIWNRNVVCWTSMIVGYVQNDCAREGLLLFNRMRNHLVEGNSYTLDSVVRACAKLGALHQGKWVHGFVIKNCIELSSCLVTSLLDMYVKCGAIIDARLIFDECSTVDLVAWTAMIVGYAQSGYAHEALVLFTNKKWLGISPNSITLASVLSACAQSGNFKLGSSVHGLGIKAGMDDANVMNALADMYAKCFRMQEAVYLFDSMVDKDVISWNSIIGGYSKTSHSYEALRLFKRMRSTIFQPDPVTMVAVLSTCASLGDIRFGSSLHAYTIKQGFLSSSSVYVGTALLDLYAKSGDAKSAQIVFDEMTNKNTVTWGAMIGGYGKQGDVSKCIELFGDLTKHLEPTGAIFTAMLSACSHSGMIREGWRCFDSMCRVYNFTPSMEHYVSIVDLLARSGRLEEALEFIEKMPVQPDITVFGAFLHGCSVHSRFDLGDMAVKNMLKMHPHDAPRYVLLSNLYASKGRWSEASQLRDSMKKRGLRKSPGSSQVGLHLINELYSPNMASYG from the coding sequence ATGAAATTGCTCTCATTCTTACACAGAAACACCCGTCGTCTCGCGCTATCAGAATCACACCCTCACTTCACAACCTTCGCTCCTGAACCGACCCATAATCTTGAACTTCATCCATCACTGTCTTCCATCCAATCATTCTCAAAAAATCCTTTCTTTTGCCTGTTAAATATTTGCAGAAGCCTCTCTTCTCTCCGAAAAATTCAAGCTCTTTTAGTCGTCAGTGGTGAAGCGGATGATCCTTTGCTGAAAACCAAGTTGCTCGGTCTCTACGGTTTGTTTGGGCACGTCGAGAACGCCCGCCatttgtttgatcaaattcCAGACCCGGATTTTGTGTCTTGTAAAACGATGATGCGGTGGTATTTTATCAATGATTTGTACGGTGAGATTATTGCGTTTTATAGATTTATAAGAAGAAGGTTTTTGGTTGTTGATGACATAGTTTTTTCGATTGTCTTGAAAGCGTGTAGAGAATTGAGGGATTCTAGCGAAGGGAGGCAGTTGCATGGTTATATCATTCAGATGGGGAGCACTGATAGCTTTGTGTTGACTGGGCTTGTTGATATGTATGCTAAGTGTGGTCGAATTGACATAGCCTGCAAGGTTTTCGAAAGAATTTGGAATAGGAATGTGGTTTGTTGGACATCGATGATTGTAGGATACGTGCAGAACGATTGTGCTAGAGAAGGGCTTCTTTTGTTTAATCGTATGAGGAATCACCTCGTTGAAGGAAACAGTTACACTTTAGATAGTGTAGTGAGGGCATGTGCGAAATTGGGGGCGTTGCATCAGGGAAAGTGGGTGCATGGATTTGTCATAAAGAATTGTATCGAACTGAGTTCCTGCTTGGTCACTTCTCTTCTAGACATGTATGTCAAGTGCGGGGCCATTATAGATGCTCGTTTGATTTTTGATGAATGTTCCACCGTCGATCTTGTTGCGTGGACTGCAATGATAGTAGGTTATGCTCAAAGTGGCTATGCTCACGAAGCATTGGTGTTGTTCACAAACAAGAAATGGCTGGGCATTTCTCCCAATTCAATCACATTGGCTAGCGTTCTTTCAGCTTGCGCACAGTCGGGCAATTTTAAATTGGGTTCATCAGTTCATGGTCTAGGGATTAAGGCAGGGATGGATGATGCCAATGTGATGAATGCTCTTGCGGACATGTATGCGAAGTGTTTTCGGATGCAAGAAGCCGTTTATCTATTTGACTCTATGGTAGACAAGGATGTCATTTCTTGGAACTCGATTATTGGTGGATATTCTAAAACCAGCCACAGTTATGAAGCTCTGAGATTATTTAAAAGAATGAGATCCACTATTTTCCAGCCTGATCCCGTGACCATGGTGGCTGTTCTCTCTACTTGTGCTTCTTTAGGAGACATTAGATTTGGTTCTTCACTTCATGCATACACCATCAAACAAGGTTTTTTGTCATCTAGTAGTGTTTATGTTGGCACAGCTCTTCTTGACTTATATGCCAAATCTGGTGATGCAAAATCGGCACAAATTGTTTTTGACGAGATGACAAACAAGAATACAGTAACATGGGGTGCGATGATTGGGGGTTATGGAAAACAGGGGGACGTGAGTAAGTGTATCGAACTTTTTGGTGATTTGACTAAGCATTTGGAGCCAACGGGAGCAATTTTCACCGCAATGTTATCTGCTTGTAGCCACTCAGGGATGATTAGAGAGGGGTGGAGATGTTTTGACTCAATGTGTCGGGTATATAATTTCACTCCCTCGATGGAACACTATGTATCCATTGTTGACCTATTGGCTCGTTCTGGAAGGCTCGAGGAAGCCCTGGAATTCATCGAGAAGATGCCAGTTCAGCCCGATATCACTGTTTTTGGGGCCTTCCTCCATGGATGCAGTGTTCACTCCAGATTCGACCTGGGAGATATGGCTGTAAAGAATATGCTAAAAATGCATCCTCATGATGCACCCCGTTACGTTCTTTTGTCTAACTTATATGCTTCTAAAGGAAGATGGAGCGAGGCTAGTCAACTTAGAGATTCGATGAAGAAAAGGGGTTTAAGGAAGTCACCTGGATCTAGTCAAGTGGGCTTGCATCTTATCAATGAACTATATTCTCCAAATATGGCTTCATATGGTTAA